One genomic window of Sulfuricurvum sp. IAE1 includes the following:
- the ccoO gene encoding cytochrome-c oxidase, cbb3-type subunit II: MFHWLEKHPFFFAVAVFVTIAFAGLIEILPNFAQASQPVVGTKPYSTLELAGRHVYIKNSCNACHSQLIRPFKSETDRYGHYSLSGEYAYDRPFLWGSKRTGPDLMRVGNYRTTDWHENHMKDPAGVVPGSIMPAYRWMFKNMADVDTAYAEQVTVNKVFAVPYNQEIPMADGSKANVKLAATLEEAKADALEEAKAIAADMKDQDVKDAVAAGQIPEIVALIAYLNSLK; the protein is encoded by the coding sequence ATGTTTCACTGGTTAGAAAAACACCCGTTCTTTTTCGCGGTAGCGGTATTCGTCACCATCGCGTTTGCGGGGCTTATCGAAATTTTGCCAAACTTTGCGCAGGCTTCTCAGCCGGTTGTCGGGACCAAACCTTACAGCACGCTCGAACTTGCGGGACGTCATGTTTACATCAAAAACAGCTGTAACGCATGTCACTCACAACTGATCCGTCCGTTCAAATCAGAGACTGACCGCTACGGTCACTACAGCCTGAGCGGTGAATATGCGTACGATCGCCCGTTCCTTTGGGGTTCAAAACGTACCGGGCCTGACCTCATGCGCGTAGGTAACTACCGTACGACGGACTGGCACGAAAACCACATGAAAGATCCTGCGGGAGTCGTTCCAGGTTCTATCATGCCGGCATACCGCTGGATGTTCAAAAATATGGCAGACGTCGATACGGCGTATGCGGAGCAGGTAACGGTTAACAAAGTATTCGCCGTTCCTTACAACCAAGAGATCCCTATGGCTGACGGAAGCAAAGCGAACGTCAAGCTTGCGGCTACGTTGGAAGAAGCAAAAGCAGACGCTCTTGAAGAGGCGAAAGCGATTGCGGCAGACATGAAAGACCAGGATGTCAAAGATGCGGTTGCAGCGGGTCAAATCCCTGAAATCGTAGCGCTTATCGCGTATCTGAACAGCCTGAAATAA
- the carA gene encoding glutamine-hydrolyzing carbamoyl-phosphate synthase small subunit, translating into MRDVWIYLENGTYLQGKSFGADTTAVGEIVFNTSMSGYQEIITDPSYAGQFVTFTMPEIGNVGVNAEDMESTRAHCKGIIVRQYQARYSNFRAEEALHTFLEKHGIIGICEVDTRFITKMLRTEGAMMMIASTKVSDKGELKKMLESSPRIEEINYIEEVSTKSPYKHRDGVYDPVTFRYNDAPEAKARLAAIDFGVKRNILNELTEVGFEVEVLPNTFNADDLIKRYEAGEIDGVFLSNGPGDPLVLKKEQAEIKKLIERKVPLCGICLGHQLLSIAHGYDTHKLKFGHHGGNHPVKNVKTGMVEITAQNHNYNVPEEVREIADVTHINLFDNTIEGLRYKTGPVFSVQHHPESSPGPKEARTIFTDFLQLVQR; encoded by the coding sequence ATGCGCGACGTATGGATTTATCTTGAAAACGGCACTTACCTGCAGGGGAAGAGTTTCGGTGCCGACACCACCGCCGTCGGTGAAATCGTTTTCAACACGTCTATGAGCGGATACCAGGAGATCATCACCGACCCTTCCTACGCGGGGCAGTTTGTGACCTTCACGATGCCTGAAATCGGGAATGTCGGGGTCAATGCCGAAGATATGGAAAGCACCCGTGCCCACTGCAAGGGGATCATCGTCCGTCAATACCAGGCGCGATACTCGAATTTCCGCGCCGAAGAGGCTCTGCACACTTTTCTCGAAAAACACGGCATTATCGGGATCTGCGAAGTCGACACCCGTTTTATCACGAAAATGCTCCGTACTGAAGGGGCGATGATGATGATCGCTTCTACAAAGGTAAGCGACAAGGGCGAACTCAAAAAAATGCTTGAAAGCTCTCCGCGCATCGAAGAGATCAACTACATCGAGGAAGTGAGCACGAAGAGCCCCTACAAACACCGTGACGGCGTCTACGATCCCGTAACGTTCCGCTACAACGACGCCCCTGAAGCCAAAGCGCGCCTTGCCGCGATCGATTTCGGGGTAAAACGCAACATCCTCAACGAACTCACCGAAGTGGGATTCGAAGTGGAAGTGCTTCCCAACACGTTCAATGCAGACGATTTGATCAAGCGCTATGAAGCCGGAGAGATCGACGGCGTGTTTCTCTCCAACGGCCCCGGAGACCCGCTGGTCCTGAAAAAGGAACAAGCCGAGATCAAAAAACTGATCGAGCGTAAAGTTCCGCTGTGCGGCATCTGCCTCGGGCACCAGCTGCTCAGTATCGCCCACGGGTACGATACCCACAAACTCAAATTCGGCCACCACGGCGGGAACCACCCCGTTAAAAACGTCAAAACGGGAATGGTCGAGATTACGGCGCAGAACCACAACTACAACGTTCCCGAAGAGGTACGCGAAATCGCCGACGTGACCCATATCAATCTTTTTGACAACACGATCGAGGGACTCCGCTACAAAACGGGTCCCGTCTTCTCGGTGCAGCACCACCCCGAATCGAGCCCGGGACCGAAAGAGGCCCGCACCATTTTTACCGACTTCCTCCAGCTCGTTCAGCGCTGA
- a CDS encoding flagellar FliJ family protein → MGKSRYEPLVKLKKKNLEEAERALIAANNEVAGASHSLNRAYEILATLHLPQSGSVRDLSQAKLMIRTQHETIERCKTALQEAEEKQRMMRERFNVSRIEFEKFSYLEVQEVNAKIKKIKAQEAKMLDEIGTLTYKRDNK, encoded by the coding sequence ATGGGAAAATCGCGTTACGAGCCTCTGGTCAAACTGAAAAAAAAGAATCTCGAAGAGGCCGAACGCGCCCTGATCGCGGCGAACAACGAAGTCGCTGGGGCCAGCCACAGCCTCAACCGCGCTTATGAAATCCTTGCCACCCTCCACCTCCCCCAAAGCGGCTCCGTCCGCGACCTTTCCCAGGCCAAACTGATGATCCGGACCCAGCACGAGACTATCGAACGGTGTAAAACGGCTCTGCAGGAGGCTGAGGAAAAACAGCGTATGATGCGCGAACGGTTTAACGTCTCACGGATCGAATTCGAGAAGTTCAGCTATCTCGAAGTGCAGGAAGTAAACGCCAAGATCAAAAAAATCAAGGCGCAAGAAGCTAAAATGCTTGACGAAATCGGCACACTAACCTATAAAAGAGATAACAAATGA
- a CDS encoding ATP phosphoribosyltransferase regulatory subunit: protein MVFEHEIPEGSKLYFAGTAKTKRRIENTASEVLSEAGFEEILTPLFSYHQHMSVCDQRELIRVNDSENHPISLRADSTIDVVRIVNKRLGGNTEHKKWFYIQPVYRYPANEQYQVGVEIIGEPNLSAALTQATRIVKKLGIAPLLQISNINIPRILSETLELELDDFRHVNIEKFLALKIEWLTRLVYLQHPDEIDAVVAIVPDAIKAELLKIKELCAELDYPNVVVAPLYYAKMLYYDELFFRVIEKNETYAMGGRYKSDETVSVGFAIYTDALIDALHQ from the coding sequence ATGGTTTTTGAACACGAAATCCCCGAAGGCTCGAAGCTCTATTTCGCCGGCACGGCCAAAACGAAGCGCCGTATCGAAAATACCGCCAGCGAAGTACTCAGCGAAGCGGGGTTTGAAGAGATCCTTACCCCGTTGTTTTCATATCATCAGCACATGAGTGTCTGCGATCAGCGCGAGTTGATCCGGGTCAATGACAGCGAGAATCATCCGATCAGCCTGCGGGCCGATTCCACGATCGACGTCGTTCGGATCGTCAACAAACGCCTGGGCGGCAACACCGAGCATAAAAAATGGTTTTACATCCAGCCGGTCTACCGCTATCCGGCCAATGAGCAGTATCAAGTCGGGGTCGAGATCATCGGCGAACCGAACCTTTCCGCTGCACTGACGCAGGCGACGCGGATTGTGAAAAAACTGGGGATCGCACCGCTGTTGCAGATTTCAAACATCAATATTCCGCGTATTCTTTCGGAGACGCTCGAACTGGAACTCGATGATTTCCGGCACGTCAACATCGAAAAGTTTCTCGCTCTGAAAATCGAATGGCTGACGCGCCTGGTTTATCTCCAGCACCCCGACGAAATCGATGCGGTTGTCGCAATCGTTCCCGACGCGATCAAAGCGGAGTTGCTCAAAATCAAGGAACTGTGCGCGGAGCTTGATTATCCCAACGTCGTCGTGGCGCCGTTGTATTACGCCAAAATGCTTTATTACGACGAGCTTTTTTTCCGGGTTATCGAAAAAAACGAAACGTATGCCATGGGCGGGCGCTACAAAAGCGACGAAACCGTTTCGGTCGGTTTTGCCATTTACACCGATGCGTTGATCGACGCATTACACCAATAA
- the rdgB gene encoding RdgB/HAM1 family non-canonical purine NTP pyrophosphatase, producing the protein MKIVLATSNKGKVREIVELLHDREVFPYTDLMEGFEIVEDGETFAANALIKARAVYAALGDADAVVIADDSGISVDALGGEPGIYSARYGGENATDKDNLNKLVEALRAKGIGESKAHYTAAIAVVSREGERCVHGWMHGRVITAPRGENGFGYDPMFIPEGFGQTLGELPDDVKKGLSHRSQALSLAKILIDQIKFLRR; encoded by the coding sequence ATGAAAATCGTTTTGGCTACCTCGAACAAAGGAAAAGTGCGCGAAATCGTCGAACTGCTGCACGATCGCGAAGTGTTCCCCTATACCGATCTCATGGAAGGGTTCGAGATCGTCGAGGACGGTGAAACGTTTGCCGCCAACGCCCTGATCAAGGCACGCGCGGTCTATGCGGCGCTGGGCGATGCAGACGCCGTCGTGATCGCGGACGACAGCGGGATCAGCGTCGATGCGCTGGGAGGGGAGCCGGGAATTTACAGTGCCCGCTACGGCGGCGAAAACGCCACGGACAAAGATAACCTGAACAAGCTGGTCGAAGCGCTCCGGGCCAAAGGGATCGGCGAATCCAAAGCCCACTACACCGCCGCCATCGCCGTCGTCTCCCGGGAGGGGGAGCGGTGTGTGCACGGATGGATGCACGGCCGCGTCATTACCGCGCCGCGGGGAGAGAACGGGTTCGGATACGATCCGATGTTTATCCCCGAAGGGTTCGGCCAAACGCTCGGCGAACTCCCCGATGACGTCAAGAAAGGGCTGTCACACCGCTCGCAGGCGCTTTCTTTGGCAAAGATCCTGATCGATCAGATCAAATTCCTGAGACGTTAG
- a CDS encoding DUF507 family protein: protein MKVSLTHVPHIATRIAVDLSRSGLVTMTKGLESAAKEAESVLAANIKKEMALEEKVKEIVNANEEQIDFYLADERQLFFMIKKKLAPEFGVILSYEDRYSDIAHQILDALYEEDLIRYDVSENRIKNVIYDAITASIADTAEIESAVFQKIKSYKRHLIPGTDEFEIVYDKLYKEELVRRGIA, encoded by the coding sequence ATGAAGGTTTCACTGACACACGTACCCCACATCGCAACGCGTATTGCCGTTGATCTAAGCCGCAGCGGGCTGGTCACGATGACCAAAGGGCTGGAAAGTGCCGCAAAAGAAGCGGAATCGGTCTTGGCTGCCAACATCAAAAAAGAGATGGCCCTCGAAGAGAAAGTCAAAGAGATCGTCAACGCCAACGAAGAGCAGATCGATTTCTACCTTGCCGACGAACGCCAGCTTTTTTTCATGATCAAAAAGAAACTGGCTCCGGAATTCGGCGTCATCCTTTCGTACGAAGACCGTTATTCGGACATTGCCCACCAGATTCTCGACGCCCTTTATGAAGAAGACCTGATCCGTTACGACGTCAGCGAAAACCGGATCAAAAACGTCATTTACGACGCGATCACCGCATCGATCGCCGATACGGCCGAGATCGAATCGGCCGTATTCCAGAAAATCAAAAGCTACAAGCGCCATCTCATTCCCGGGACCGACGAGTTTGAGATCGTTTACGACAAACTCTACAAAGAAGAGCTGGTACGAAGGGGGATCGCATGA
- a CDS encoding alanine--glyoxylate aminotransferase family protein — protein sequence MLLFTPGPTPVPESVRIAMAGETLHHRTPEFEAIFERTRALLFELMGMDEVLMLASSGTGAMEGAVINLAHSKLLSINSGKFGERFGKIALAHGIANVEIKHEWNTPATVEEVKAALAANPDIDAIAIQICESAGGLRHSVEEIAAAVKAHNPSIMVIADGITAVGVEKIDVSNIDCLISGSQKALMLPPGLAIMGLSNAAIEKIGAGKGYYFNLATEIKNQRKNTTAWTAATTLIIGLESVLNRIKAEGGLEKLYADTAARAKATRAAMEAIGLHLYPARPADSMTTVDDAEAKTIRSILKKELGVNVAGGQDHIKELIFRINHMGLIAPYEAAWVVNGVELALAKMGRRPYDGTANRVFNTVYFGL from the coding sequence ATGTTACTTTTTACCCCCGGCCCAACCCCGGTACCCGAATCGGTACGTATCGCGATGGCGGGCGAAACGCTCCACCACCGAACCCCTGAATTCGAAGCGATTTTCGAACGCACCCGCGCACTGCTGTTCGAGCTTATGGGGATGGATGAGGTCTTGATGCTCGCTTCTTCGGGAACGGGCGCGATGGAGGGGGCCGTAATCAACCTGGCCCACTCCAAACTCCTCTCGATCAACTCCGGAAAATTCGGTGAGCGTTTCGGAAAAATTGCCCTCGCCCACGGGATTGCGAACGTCGAGATAAAACACGAATGGAATACCCCCGCGACCGTCGAGGAAGTAAAAGCGGCACTCGCCGCCAACCCCGATATCGACGCCATCGCGATCCAGATCTGTGAGAGTGCGGGCGGTCTGCGCCACAGCGTCGAGGAGATCGCCGCGGCGGTCAAAGCACACAACCCTTCCATCATGGTGATTGCTGATGGCATTACGGCGGTCGGGGTTGAAAAAATCGACGTAAGCAATATCGACTGTCTCATCTCGGGCAGCCAGAAAGCGTTGATGCTCCCTCCGGGACTTGCCATCATGGGGCTCTCTAACGCCGCCATCGAAAAAATCGGTGCGGGCAAAGGGTACTACTTCAACCTCGCGACCGAGATCAAGAACCAGCGTAAGAATACCACCGCATGGACGGCGGCGACAACGCTGATTATCGGGCTCGAAAGCGTCCTCAACCGTATCAAGGCCGAGGGGGGACTAGAGAAGCTTTACGCCGATACCGCCGCACGCGCGAAAGCGACCCGCGCCGCGATGGAAGCGATCGGGCTGCATCTGTACCCCGCACGTCCGGCCGATTCGATGACGACGGTGGACGATGCGGAGGCCAAAACGATCCGCTCGATCCTCAAAAAAGAGCTCGGGGTCAACGTAGCGGGCGGACAGGACCATATCAAGGAACTGATTTTCCGTATCAACCACATGGGGCTGATCGCCCCGTACGAAGCGGCATGGGTCGTCAACGGCGTGGAACTTGCACTGGCCAAAATGGGCCGCCGCCCTTATGACGGAACGGCCAACCGTGTTTTCAATACCGTTTACTTCGGGCTCTGA
- a CDS encoding cytochrome c oxidase, cbb3-type, CcoQ subunit, with translation MDIGTIQAYAYFFFTAFLVVVLYAYIYHLYSSQWKGKRDYEKYGNIALHDEIDDKPVEEISKNDEKK, from the coding sequence GTGGATATCGGTACGATTCAGGCCTATGCTTACTTTTTCTTCACCGCTTTCTTGGTAGTGGTATTGTATGCGTACATTTATCACCTCTACAGTTCGCAGTGGAAAGGGAAGCGCGACTATGAAAAGTACGGAAATATCGCGCTCCATGACGAGATCGACGACAAACCCGTCGAAGAGATCTCGAAAAACGATGAAAAAAAGTAG
- the ccoN gene encoding cytochrome-c oxidase, cbb3-type subunit I: protein MDNRPLEYDYTVAKMFMLTTVLLGIVGMLVGVILAWQLAFPQVNLMLGEGLAEYTNFSRLRPLHTDAVIFGFTLSGIWATWYYVGQRVLKVSMAESKFLMFLGKLHFWLYLLVVVAVVGSLLMGITTSKEYAEFEWPIDLAVVVVWVIWGMSIFGLIGIRREKSLYISIWYYIATFLGIAMLYLFNNMAVPTYFVSGVGAWYHSVSMYSGTNDALVQWWYGHNAVAFGFTVPIVAMIYYFLPKESGQAVYSYKLSLLAFWGLMFVYLWAGGHHLIYSTVPDWMQTMGSVFSVVLILPSWGSAINMLLTMKGEWQQVAASPLIKFMILASTFYMFSTLEGPIQAIKSVNALAHFTDWIVGHVHDGVLGWVAFMIMAALFHMAPRVFKREIYSKSLMNTQFWIQTLGVVLYFTSMWIAGITQGMMWRAHDEFGNLAYSFIDTVTVLHPYYTIRAVGGSLYLIGMFLFAYNMYKTMTSARRVDESELQTASPMGA, encoded by the coding sequence ATGGATAATCGTCCATTGGAGTATGATTACACGGTCGCTAAGATGTTTATGCTTACAACTGTGTTACTCGGAATTGTCGGAATGCTTGTCGGCGTTATTTTGGCGTGGCAATTGGCGTTTCCTCAAGTGAATCTTATGCTGGGTGAAGGATTGGCGGAGTACACCAACTTCAGCCGTCTTCGTCCGCTGCACACCGATGCGGTAATCTTCGGGTTTACCCTGAGCGGTATTTGGGCTACATGGTACTATGTAGGTCAGCGTGTATTGAAAGTATCGATGGCGGAATCAAAATTCCTCATGTTCCTCGGCAAACTGCACTTCTGGCTCTATCTGCTGGTCGTCGTAGCGGTTGTCGGTTCACTCTTGATGGGTATCACTACCTCGAAAGAGTATGCGGAATTTGAATGGCCGATCGACCTTGCCGTCGTCGTCGTATGGGTAATCTGGGGTATGAGCATTTTCGGTTTGATCGGTATCCGCCGTGAAAAATCGCTCTACATCTCTATCTGGTATTATATTGCTACGTTCCTCGGTATCGCTATGCTGTACCTTTTCAACAACATGGCGGTTCCGACGTATTTCGTTTCGGGTGTCGGTGCATGGTACCACTCGGTCTCTATGTATTCTGGAACCAATGATGCGCTGGTACAGTGGTGGTACGGACACAATGCGGTTGCATTCGGATTCACCGTTCCCATCGTTGCGATGATCTACTACTTCCTTCCGAAAGAATCGGGCCAGGCGGTTTATTCGTATAAACTCTCTTTGCTTGCGTTCTGGGGTCTGATGTTTGTTTACCTCTGGGCCGGCGGACACCACCTGATCTACTCTACTGTACCCGACTGGATGCAGACTATGGGTTCTGTTTTCTCGGTAGTTCTGATCCTTCCTTCATGGGGTTCTGCGATCAACATGCTCTTGACGATGAAAGGTGAATGGCAGCAGGTAGCGGCAAGTCCGTTGATCAAATTCATGATCCTAGCGTCAACATTCTACATGTTCTCGACTCTCGAAGGTCCGATCCAGGCGATCAAATCGGTCAATGCGCTGGCTCACTTCACAGACTGGATCGTCGGTCACGTACACGACGGTGTTCTCGGATGGGTTGCGTTCATGATCATGGCCGCTCTTTTCCATATGGCTCCGCGTGTTTTCAAACGCGAGATCTATTCGAAATCACTGATGAACACGCAGTTCTGGATCCAGACGCTCGGTGTTGTTCTGTACTTTACGTCTATGTGGATCGCAGGTATTACTCAGGGTATGATGTGGCGTGCTCACGACGAGTTCGGTAACCTTGCCTACTCGTTCATCGATACGGTAACCGTATTGCACCCGTATTACACTATCCGTGCGGTCGGTGGTTCACTCTACCTGATCGGTATGTTCCTGTTTGCGTACAACATGTACAAAACGATGACCAGCGCTCGCCGTGTCGACGAGTCTGAACTTCAAACCGCGTCGCCAATGGGCGCTTAA
- a CDS encoding MotE family protein, which translates to MKPFWIVSILASAVFAAPNTKSYECTKIFEDRKNELLVELERIDEQRQSLDALKRATEDLLRKKEAMIKGKDTKVDQKLAEIKAKEASVKKMLEQNKKVLDEIKQLKADKVSQTFAKMKPAASAQILSQMSADEAAGIMSTLNTKVVGQILAKMDPKKGSEITAKLKAIPEPKP; encoded by the coding sequence ATGAAACCTTTCTGGATCGTATCGATACTCGCATCAGCGGTATTCGCCGCCCCGAATACCAAGTCGTACGAGTGTACGAAAATCTTTGAAGACCGTAAAAACGAACTGCTCGTCGAACTCGAGCGGATCGACGAGCAGCGCCAGTCGCTCGACGCGCTCAAGCGGGCGACCGAAGACCTCCTCCGTAAAAAAGAGGCGATGATCAAAGGGAAAGACACCAAGGTGGACCAGAAACTGGCCGAGATCAAGGCCAAGGAAGCCTCGGTGAAAAAGATGCTCGAGCAGAACAAAAAAGTGCTCGACGAGATCAAGCAGCTCAAAGCCGACAAAGTTTCCCAGACATTTGCCAAAATGAAGCCCGCCGCATCAGCGCAGATTCTATCGCAAATGAGTGCCGACGAAGCCGCCGGGATCATGAGCACGCTCAATACGAAAGTGGTAGGGCAGATTCTGGCGAAAATGGATCCGAAAAAAGGGTCCGAAATTACCGCGAAACTCAAGGCTATTCCCGAACCAAAGCCCTAA
- a CDS encoding adenylosuccinate synthase, with translation MKADLIVGIQWGDEGKGKIVDLLAQQYDVVARYQGGHNAGHTIVVDGKTHALHLIPSGILNPDAVNIIGNGVVVSPEALIKEMKQFENLLGRLYVSESAHMILTFHTLIDQAKEKLRGEKAIGTTGRGIGPAYSEKIARAGFRLGELRDVEALTSRVMEYFVQNKAIFEALCIELPSREELVAELNGYAEKLVPFLANTTQMAWKMMDEGKKILLEGAQGTMLDIDHGTYPYVTSSSTISAGACTGLGINPKDIGKVTGIVKAYCTRVGNGPFPTEDHGEIGERLRQQGHEFGTTTGRPRRCGWFDAVACRYASRLNGCDELAIMKLDVLDGFDEIQVCVGYEVDGKVIDYLPIDLENVKPVYQTFPGWKSTVGVRSFDALPKEAQEYLKALEAFTGTKIGMISTSPDRNDTITL, from the coding sequence ATGAAAGCGGATTTAATCGTAGGAATTCAGTGGGGAGATGAAGGAAAAGGGAAAATCGTCGATTTGCTGGCACAGCAATACGACGTCGTCGCCCGCTATCAGGGGGGACACAATGCCGGGCACACGATCGTCGTCGACGGCAAAACCCATGCCCTGCACCTGATCCCCTCGGGGATTTTGAACCCCGACGCGGTCAACATTATCGGAAACGGCGTCGTCGTTTCCCCAGAAGCGCTAATCAAAGAGATGAAGCAGTTTGAGAACCTTCTGGGACGTTTGTACGTATCCGAATCGGCCCACATGATCCTGACGTTTCACACGCTGATCGACCAGGCCAAAGAAAAGCTGCGCGGTGAAAAAGCGATCGGTACCACCGGCCGCGGTATCGGACCTGCGTACAGCGAAAAAATCGCCCGCGCGGGATTCCGCCTCGGCGAATTGCGGGATGTGGAGGCGCTGACTTCGCGCGTTATGGAGTACTTTGTCCAGAACAAAGCGATTTTCGAAGCGCTCTGTATCGAATTGCCATCGCGTGAAGAGCTGGTGGCCGAATTGAACGGCTATGCAGAAAAACTGGTTCCGTTCCTCGCCAACACGACCCAGATGGCGTGGAAAATGATGGATGAAGGGAAAAAGATCCTTTTGGAAGGGGCGCAGGGGACGATGCTCGACATTGACCACGGAACCTATCCCTACGTTACAAGCTCCTCGACGATTTCGGCCGGAGCATGTACGGGTCTGGGAATCAACCCCAAAGACATCGGTAAAGTGACGGGGATCGTCAAAGCGTACTGCACCCGCGTCGGTAACGGCCCTTTCCCGACCGAAGACCACGGTGAAATCGGTGAGAGACTGCGTCAGCAGGGACACGAGTTCGGCACTACCACCGGGCGTCCCCGCCGCTGCGGATGGTTCGATGCGGTAGCCTGCCGCTACGCCAGCCGCCTCAACGGGTGTGACGAACTTGCCATCATGAAGCTCGACGTTCTGGACGGATTCGATGAAATCCAGGTGTGCGTAGGCTACGAAGTTGACGGCAAAGTGATCGACTACCTGCCGATCGATCTTGAAAACGTCAAACCGGTCTACCAAACGTTCCCGGGATGGAAGAGCACCGTCGGTGTCCGCTCTTTTGATGCTCTCCCCAAAGAGGCGCAGGAGTATCTCAAAGCGCTCGAAGCGTTTACCGGAACCAAGATCGGCATGATCTCGACATCGCCCGACCGGAACGATACCATTACGTTATAA
- a CDS encoding undecaprenyl-diphosphate phosphatase: MTLFDALLLGALEGVTEFLPISSTGHLILASHLLGLEQTNAHKAFEVSIQLGSILAVLFLYTQRLLQDRMLWFKIAVAFLPAGVLGFLFYKQIKALFGVETVSIMLVAGGIVFLIIEYLRRNEPIDAGKDVSELTFKEAFTIGIFQSLSMIPGTSRSGATLIGGLFMGLSRKSAAEFSFLLAIPTMVIATAYDLLKHRNEMVVEDWSMLSIAFVTAFIFALATVKAFVTFVSRHTFVPFAIYRIVVGLVFFYLITELPA; the protein is encoded by the coding sequence ATGACACTGTTTGACGCACTTTTGCTCGGAGCCCTCGAGGGGGTGACCGAGTTCCTTCCGATCTCTTCGACCGGACACCTGATTCTCGCTTCGCACCTGCTGGGTCTCGAGCAGACGAACGCCCATAAAGCGTTCGAAGTCTCGATTCAGCTGGGCAGCATCCTCGCCGTTTTGTTCCTCTACACCCAGCGCCTCCTGCAAGACCGGATGCTCTGGTTCAAAATCGCCGTCGCGTTTTTACCCGCGGGGGTTTTGGGGTTTTTGTTCTACAAACAGATCAAGGCCCTTTTCGGGGTCGAAACGGTCAGCATCATGCTCGTTGCGGGGGGAATCGTCTTCCTGATCATCGAATACCTCCGCCGGAACGAACCGATCGATGCGGGAAAAGATGTCTCGGAACTCACCTTTAAAGAGGCGTTTACGATCGGGATTTTCCAGAGCCTTTCGATGATTCCCGGGACGAGCCGTTCGGGAGCCACCCTCATCGGCGGCCTTTTTATGGGGCTGAGCCGTAAAAGCGCGGCGGAGTTTTCGTTTTTGCTCGCGATCCCGACGATGGTGATCGCCACCGCCTACGACCTCCTCAAACACCGCAACGAAATGGTCGTCGAGGACTGGTCGATGCTTTCGATCGCGTTTGTCACCGCATTTATCTTCGCACTGGCGACCGTCAAGGCGTTCGTCACCTTCGTCAGTCGCCACACCTTCGTCCCCTTTGCGATTTACCGGATCGTCGTCGGGTTGGTTTTCTTCTATCTGATTACGGAGCTTCCGGCCTAA